In Drosophila santomea strain STO CAGO 1482 chromosome 2L, Prin_Dsan_1.1, whole genome shotgun sequence, a single window of DNA contains:
- the LOC120444519 gene encoding cullin-associated NEDD8-dissociated protein 1 yields the protein MASHQYHQIANLLEKMTSTDKDFRFMATNDLMTELQKDSIILDDESEKKVVRMVLKLLEDKNGEVQNLAVKCLGPLVNKVKEIQVETIVDSLCANMMSNTEQLRDISSIGLKTVIAELPQSSNSLAPNVCQRITGKLSTAIEKEDVSVKLESLDILADLLSRFGEFLVPFHSTILKALMPQLASSRQAVRKRTIVALSFLLIQANSNAYNGVIDHLLDGLENPSNPAAIRTYIQCLASICRQAGHRLCNHIDRSMLLLSQYSQRDDDELREFCLQACEAFVMRCPDAINPHIPMILELCLNYITYDPNYNYETDDGDTGNAMDTEDDEYVDSEEYSDDDDMSWKVRRAAAKCLEVLISTRQELIEDFYRSLSPALIARFKEREENVKSDIFHAYVALLKNTRSTDDVANDHDSMEQVSGPTSLLIEQLPLIVKAIQPLMREKSMKTRQDCFLLLRELLNSLPGALGPYLESIVPGISYSLNDKSSTSNMKIESLGFLYSLLQGHPPHVFHPHIPSLVPLVVTSVFDPFYKIATEALLVLQQLVKVIRPLEPNAAKSEFDAPSFVGQVYSCTLQKLKVTDVDQEVKERAIACMGQIIANMGDMLQNELAVCLPIFMERLKNEVTRLSSVKALTLIAASSLRIDLTPILHDVLPALGTFLRKNHRALKLHSLDLINKIVINYSSNFEANLLQTAIVEIPPLISDSDLHVAQYSLTLLSTVARRQPQALVGIHEQFLRSVLILVRSPLLQGSALNCTLELFQALVQTQLTGLDYHSLVSKLMAPVLAGNGDANSRATAGTPSEVVQLHKQAYHSSAKCIAALTQQCPQVATPLATKLITDLQKRNDTEIIFCLLTIGEIGRHFDLSSIQVLPQTIIECFGATSEDVKAAASHALGAVSVGSLQTYLPLILHEIEVQPKRQYLLLHSLKEVISSLSVSPSGLAQLLPSVPSIWAQLFKHCECSEEGSRNVVAECLGKLVLVNPDELLPQLQQALRSESPTMRTVVVSSVKFTISDQPQPIDALLKQNIGEFLFALRDPEPQVRRVALVAFNSAVHNKPSLVRDLLPTLLPWLYSETKVKSELIREVEMGPFKHTVDDGLDIRKAAFECMYTLLEQGLDRVDVMQFLDHVQAGLCDHYDIKMLTYLMTARLAILCPDKVLLRLDQFIQQLRDTCTHKVKANSVKQEYEKQDELKRSALRAVSALSQIPKANKNQQLVDFLKSIKETPELNKIFEYIQKDSITGSSDIIVMDQS from the exons ATGGCGTCACATCAGTACCACCAAATTGCCAATTTGCTGGAAAAA ATGACGTCGACGGACAAGGACTTCCGTTTCATGGCGACAAACGATCTGATGACGGAGCTACAAAAGGATAGCATTATCCTGGATGACGAGTCAGAGAAAAAGGTGGTGCGAATGGTGCTTAAACTGCTGGAGGACAAAAACGGCGAGGTCCAGAACTTGGCAGTCAAGTGCCTGGGCCCCTTGGTCAACAAGGTGAAGGAGATCCAAGTGGAGACAATCGTGGACTCGCTGTGCGCCAACATGATGTCCAACACGGAGCAGCTGCGCGACATATCGAGTATTGGCCTAAAGACAGTGATTGCCGAGCTGCCGCAGTCCTCAAATTCCCTGGCCCCAAATGTGTGCCAACGGATTACCGGCAAACTGAGCACAGCTATTGAAAAG GAGGACGTCTCTGTGAAACTGGAATCGCTAGACATACTGGCCGATTTGCTATCCCGCTTCGGGGAGTTCCTCGTTCCCTTCCACAGCACCATACTGAAAGCTCTGATGCCCCAGTTGGCCTCCTCGCGCCAAGCTGTCCGCAAGCGAACCATTGTGGCCCTGTCGTTCCTGCTGATCCAGGCCAACAGCAACGCCTACAACGGTGTCATCGATCACTTGCTCGATGGCCTAGAGAACCCATCAAATCCAGCTGCCATTCGAACTTACATTCAGTGCCTGGCTTCGATATG TCGGCAGGCTGGCCATCGACTTTGCAACCACATTGATCGCTCCATGCTCCTGCTGAGTCAGTACAGTCAGCGGGACGACGATGAGCTGCGCGAGTTTTGTCTGCAGGCCTGCGAAgctttcgttatgcgctgCCCAGATGCCATAAACCCGCATATTCCCATG ATCCTGGAGCTTTGCCTCAACTATATCACGTACGATCCAAACTACAACTACGAGACGGATGATGGCGATACTGGCAACGCCATGGACACGGAGGATGATGAGTACGTTGACAGTGAGGAATACAGTGACGACGACGACATGAGCTGGAAAGTTCGTCGCGCTGCAGCCAAGTGTCTGGAGGTATTGATATCCACGCGCCAGGAACTCATCGAGGACTTCTATCGCAGCCTGAGTCCGGCTTTGATTGCGCGTTTCAAGGAGCGCGAGGAGAATGTTAAGTCCGACATATTTCACGCTTATGTGGCCCTGCTTAAGAACACACGCTCCACCGACGATGTGGCCAACGACCACGACTCTATGGAACAAGTTTCGGGTCCGACCTCGCTGTTAATTGAGCAGCTGCCGCTCATTGTAAAAGCCATACAGCCGTTAATGAGGGAAAAATCGATGAAAACGCGTCAAGACTGCTTCCTCTTGCTGCGTGAGCTTTTGAATTCGCTGCCAGGCGCCCTGGGTCCCTACTTGGAGAGCATTGTGCCGGGCATAAGCTATTCGCTGAATGACAAGAGTTCGACCAGCAACATGAAGATCGAGTCTCTCGGATTCCTCTACTCGCTGCTCCAAGGACATCCGCCGCATGTCTTTCATCCACATATTCCCTCCCTGGTGCCCCTTGTGGTGACTTCGGTCTTTGATCCGTTCTATAAGATTGCCACAGAGGCGCTCTTGGTGTTGCAGCAGTTGGTGAAAGTGATTCGTCCGCTGGAACCGAATGCGGCCAAGTCCGAGTTTGATGCCCCTTCGTTTGTGGGCCAGGTTTACTCATGCACCTTGCAGAAACTGAAAGTCACGGATGTCGACCAGGAGGTGAAGGAGCGAGCCATAGCCTGCATGGGACAGATTATCGCCAACATGGGCGACATGCTGCAGAACGAGCTGGCGGTTTGCCTGCCAATCTTCATGGAGCGCCTGAAGAACGAAGTAACCAGGCTAAGCAGCGTGAAGGCTTTGACCCTGATCGCAGCTTCGTCCCTGCGCATTGATCTGACTCCCATCCTGCACGACGTGTTGCCTGCATTGGGCACATTCCTTCGAAAGAACCACCGCGCCCTGAAGCTGCACTCCCTCGATCTGATTAACAAGATCGTCATCAACTATTCGAGCAACTTTGAGGCAAACCTGCTGCAGACAGCCATAGTTGAGATTCCACCGCTCATATCGGACTCGGATTTGCACGTTGCCCAGTACTCTCTGACGCTTTTGAGCACCGTAGCTCGCAGGCAGCCCCAAGCTCTAGTCGGCATACATGAGCAGTTCTTGCGCTCTGTACTTATCCTCGTTCGATCACCTTTGCTGCAG GGCTCTGCATTGAATTGCACTTTGGAGCTGTTCCAGGCCCTGGTGCAAACACAGCTGACTGGCCTGGATTACCATTCGCTCGTCTCGAAGCTAATGGCACCAGTTTTGGCTGGCAACGGCGATGCCAACTCCAGAGCCACTGCCGGCACTCCCAGTGAGGTGGTGCAGCTGCACAAGCAGGCCTATCACTCATCGGCGAAGTGCATCGCTGCCTTAACACAGCAGTGTCCCCAGGTGGCGACCCCATTGGCCACAAAGCTGATAACGGATCTGCAGAAGCGTAACGATACGGAAATTATATTCTGTTTGCTCACCATCGGAGAGATTGGCCGGCACTTTGATCTGAGTTCCATACAGGTGCTGCCCCAGACAATTATTGAATGCTTTGGGGCCACCTCGGAGGATGTAAAGGCTGCAGCCTCGCATGCTCTCGGCGCAGTGTCCGTGGGTAGCCTGCAGACATACCTACCTCTGATTCTGCACGAGATTGAGGTGCAGCCGAAGAGACAGTATTTGCTGCTACATTCGCTTAAGGAGGTCATTTCATCGCTGTCGGTGTCGCCCAGCGGACTCGCTCAGCTTTTGCCTTCGGTGCCATCCATTTGGGCCCAGCTCTTCAAGCACTGCGAGTGCTCGGAGGAAGGATCGCGCAACGTGGTGGCTGAGTGCCTAGGCAAACTGGTGCTGGTCAATCCCGACGAACTGCTGCCGCAACTTCAGCAGGCATTGCGTTCCGAAAGCCCCACCATGCGCACCGTGGTTGTCTCCTCCGTAAAGTTCACCATCTCCGATCAGCCGCAGCCCATTGATGCCCTGCTCAAGCAGAACATTGGCGAGTTTCTGTTCGCTCTGCGAGATCCGGAGCCGCAGGTGCGACGCGTCGCGCTAGTAGCCTTCAACTCTGCGGTGCACAACAAGCCCAGCTTGGTGCGCGACTTGTTGCCCACCCTCTTGCCTTGGCTGTACTCGGAGACAAAGGTGAAGAGCGAACTCATTAGAGAAGTGGAAATGGGTCCCTTCAAGCACACCGTCGACGACGGTCTCGACATTCGCAAAGCGGCATTTGAATGCATGTACACACTTCTCGAGCAGGGCTTGGATCGTGTGGATGTCATGCAGTTCCTGGACCATGTCCAGGCTGGTCTGTGCGACCACTACGACATCAAGATGCTGACGTACCTGATGACGGCACGTCTGGCCATCTTGTGCCCGGATAAGGTCCTGCTAA GGCTCGATCAATTTATACAGCAACTACGTGATACGTGCACCCACAAGGTGAAGGCCAACTCTGTGAAACAGGAATACGAAAAGCAGGATGAACTGAAGCGTTCTGCCCTTCGTGCAGTGTCGGCCCTTTCGCAAATACCCAAAGCAA ACAAAAATCAGCAGTTAGTGGATTTCCTCAAGTCGATCAAAGAAACACCAGAATTAAACAAGATCTTCGAGTACATACAGAAGGATTCCATCACCGGTAGCTCAGATATTATAGTAATGGATCAAAGTTAA
- the LOC120444606 gene encoding uncharacterized protein LOC120444606, whose amino-acid sequence MASEELPADLDKLKITQTHRLVKCVKRNPFYDADNGFDPAEAICEGPTTDGAKPRSQHRWKCRPRRKSESCLQDCKQEDSFVPEESFEIVSPLSCTHGVQKQYQKRNGTSKKNIFRPPILKSLYGCEHGKWVVRSGRIVPCKPKEESSDIVGQIADELKSSCTCAFRDVIGECNALLEGSKRSTLGNSLHLSRNSSSSKARHSGSALEVPGPSGSAHSHKNDTLGVSAAARSLSAVSLVGATCSQQASYNAASPGNCDDVTIGELASYFDTIVHIPKKMSSMAEMMYI is encoded by the coding sequence ATGGCCTCCGAAGAGCTACCAGCTGATCTggacaaattaaaaataacacaGACTCATCGTCTCGTCAAATGCGTGAAACGAAATCCATTTTACGATGCAGATAATGGATTCGATCCAGCTGAGGCCATTTGCGAAGGCCCCACAACTGATGGCGCCAAACCACGATCACAACATCGCTGGAAATGCAGACCTCGCCGAAAATCCGAGAGTTGTCTGCAGGACTGCAAGCAAGAGGACTCCTTTGTTCCAGAAGAATCCTTCGAGATTGTTAGTCCGTTGAGCTGCACCCACGGCGTCCAGAAGCAATATCAAAAGCGCAATGGCACATCGAAGAAGAACATATTTCGGCCACCCATACTGAAGTCCTTGTACGGCTGCGAGCATGGCAAATGGGTTGTACGCAGCGGTAGGATTGTGCCCTGCAAGCCAAAAGAGGAATCCAGTGATATTGTTGGCCAGATCGCCGACGAACTAAAGTCGAGTTGCACATGCGCATTTCGCGACGTCATTGGCGAATGCAACGCCTTGCTCGAGGGATCGAAGAGGAGCACCCTGGGAAACAGCTTGCACTTGTCAAGGAACAGCAGTTCGTCCAAGGCGCGTCACTCGGGAAGTGCTTTAGAAGTGCCAGGACCGTCTGGATCCGCACACAGCCATAAGAACGACACCTTGGGAGTTTCTGCCGCCGCAAGATCTCTGTCAGCCGTTTCGCTGGTGGGTGCAACGTGCTCGCAGCAGGCCAGCTACAACGCCGCGAGTCCCGGGAACTGCGATGATGTTACCATCGGTGAGCTGGCCAGCTACTTCGACACCATTGTTCATATACCCAAAAAGATGTCGTCTATGGCTGAGATgatgtatatataa
- the LOC120444533 gene encoding uncharacterized protein LOC120444533, with amino-acid sequence MDQILNKENTGINLPPNPMKNGVPTNSVLKKPLGKLDNVMHQTPGITPFKGTSLRLESSIAKLSLRKPPKLNVVNKDREEVRFKTNTCFLGAYVLNCEPRVVNLFNYTDFPNEKCLKNCSKPVTETWSENQPGYERLLDQLYLDFRTLENHLENKSLQPLDFIDLPYIYNTENLEPSEPEYVLNIFPPMPNLEGIDILF; translated from the exons ATGGATCAGATATTGAACAAGGAAAACACCGGCATTAATT TGCCGCCGAATCCCATGAAAAATGGAGTCCCTACCAATTCAGTATTGAAGAAACCACTTGGCAAACTTGACAATGTGATGCACCAAACTCCTGGAATAACCCCATTCAAAGGCACTTCCCTTAGACTCGAAAGCAGTATCGCCAAGCTTTCGCTGCGAAAGCCCCCCAAGCTAAATGTGGTCAACAAGGATCGAGAGGAAGTAAGGTTTAAGACAAATACCTGCTTTTTGGGAGCCTACGTCTTAAATTGCGAACCCAGAGTCGTAAATTTGTTTAACTATACCGACTTTCCAAACGAGAAATGTTTgaagaactgcagcaagc CGGTCACAGAGACCTGGTCCGAAAATCAACCGGGCTATGAACGGCTATTGGATCAACTTTATCTTGATTTTCGCACATTGGAAAACCATTTGGAAAATAAGAGCCTTCAGCCCCTAGATTTTATCGACCtgccatacatatataacacAGAAAACTTGGAGCCTTCAGAGCCTGAATAcgtattaaatatatttcccCCAATGCCCAATTTGGAAGGTATTGATATTCTATTTTAA
- the LOC120449841 gene encoding procathepsin L isoform X1 has product MNEAESKAMWKLIFFSCLCGLNNQIVTSNLNEGNSSSVDCKSEFEKFKNNNNRKYLRTYDEIRSYKAFEENYKVIEEHNQNFEDGQTSFRLKPNIFADMSTDGYLKGYLRLLKSNIEDSADNMAEIVGSPLMSNVPESLDWRSKGFITPPYNQLSCGSCYAFSIAESIVGQVFKRTGKILSLSKQQIVDCSVSHGNQGCVGGSLRNTLSYLQSTGGIMREEDYPYAARKGKCQFVPDLSVVNVTSWAILPVRDEQAIQAAVAHIGPVAISINASPKTFQLYSDGIYDDPLCSSASVNHAMVVIGFGKDYWILKNWWGQNWGENGYIRIRKGVNMCGMANYAAYAIV; this is encoded by the exons ATGAACGAAGCGGAGTCGAAAGCAATGTGGAAATTAATATTCTTTAGCTGTTTATGTGGCCTTAATAATCAAATTGTAACTTCCAATTTGAACGAGGGCAATTCTTCTTCTGTAGATTGTAAGAGCgaatttgaaaagtttaag aataataataatcgcAAATATCTACGCACCTATGATGAAATTCGAAGTTACAAGGCGTTTGAGGAAAACTACAAAGTTATTGAGGAACACAACCAAAACTTTGAGGATGGTCAAACGAGCTTCAGATTGAAACCCAATATTTTCGCTGATATG AGCACTGATGGTTACCTTAAGGGATATTTGCGACTATTGAAGAGCAATATCGAAGACAGCGCGGATAATATGGCCGAAATAGTGGGTTCTCCCCTGATGAGTAATGTACCCGAAAGTTTGGATTGGCGCAGTAAAGGATTCATCACACCCCCGTATAACCAACTATCCTGCGGTTCCTGCTACGCTTTTTCCATCGCCGAGAGCATCGTAGGACAGGTTTTCAAGCGAACCGGGAAGATACTGAGCCTGAGTAAGCAACAAATTGTGGACTGCAGTGTGTCCCATGGAAACCAAGGATGCGTCGGCGGCTCCCTGCGAAATACTCTGAGCTATTTGCAGAGCACGGGTGGCATAATGAGGGAGGAGGATTATCCGTATGCGGCAAGG AAGGGCAAATGCCAGTTTGTTCCCGACCTATCCGTAGTTAATGTAACATCTTGGGCCATTCTTCCCGTGCGCGATGAGCAGGCCATTCAGGCGGCAGTTGCCCACATCGGACCAGTTGCCATATCCATAAATGCCTCCCCGAAGACATTTCAACTGTACAG TGACGGCATCTACGATGACCCCCTGTGCTCGTCAGCTTCAGTTAATCATGCCATGGTGGTTATTGGGTTTGGAAAGGATTATTGGATATTGAAGAACTGGTGGGGACAAAATTGGGGCGAAAATGGTTACATCCGAATTCGCAAGGGAGTCAATATGTGCGGAATGGCCAATTATGCAGCTTATGCAATAGTTTAA
- the LOC120449841 gene encoding procathepsin L isoform X2 translates to MNEAESKAMWKLIFFSCLCGLNNQIVTSNLNEGNSSSVDCKSEFEKFKNNNNRKYLRTYDEIRSYKAFEENYKVIEEHNQNFEDGQTSFRLKPNIFADMSTDGYLKGYLRLLKSNIEDSADNMAEIVGSPLMSNVPESLDWRSKGFITPPYNQLSCGSCYAFSIAESIVGQVFKRTGKILSLSKQQIVDCSVSHGNQGCVGGSLRNTLSYLQSTGGIMREEDYPYAARGKCQFVPDLSVVNVTSWAILPVRDEQAIQAAVAHIGPVAISINASPKTFQLYSDGIYDDPLCSSASVNHAMVVIGFGKDYWILKNWWGQNWGENGYIRIRKGVNMCGMANYAAYAIV, encoded by the exons ATGAACGAAGCGGAGTCGAAAGCAATGTGGAAATTAATATTCTTTAGCTGTTTATGTGGCCTTAATAATCAAATTGTAACTTCCAATTTGAACGAGGGCAATTCTTCTTCTGTAGATTGTAAGAGCgaatttgaaaagtttaag aataataataatcgcAAATATCTACGCACCTATGATGAAATTCGAAGTTACAAGGCGTTTGAGGAAAACTACAAAGTTATTGAGGAACACAACCAAAACTTTGAGGATGGTCAAACGAGCTTCAGATTGAAACCCAATATTTTCGCTGATATG AGCACTGATGGTTACCTTAAGGGATATTTGCGACTATTGAAGAGCAATATCGAAGACAGCGCGGATAATATGGCCGAAATAGTGGGTTCTCCCCTGATGAGTAATGTACCCGAAAGTTTGGATTGGCGCAGTAAAGGATTCATCACACCCCCGTATAACCAACTATCCTGCGGTTCCTGCTACGCTTTTTCCATCGCCGAGAGCATCGTAGGACAGGTTTTCAAGCGAACCGGGAAGATACTGAGCCTGAGTAAGCAACAAATTGTGGACTGCAGTGTGTCCCATGGAAACCAAGGATGCGTCGGCGGCTCCCTGCGAAATACTCTGAGCTATTTGCAGAGCACGGGTGGCATAATGAGGGAGGAGGATTATCCGTATGCGGCAAGG GGCAAATGCCAGTTTGTTCCCGACCTATCCGTAGTTAATGTAACATCTTGGGCCATTCTTCCCGTGCGCGATGAGCAGGCCATTCAGGCGGCAGTTGCCCACATCGGACCAGTTGCCATATCCATAAATGCCTCCCCGAAGACATTTCAACTGTACAG TGACGGCATCTACGATGACCCCCTGTGCTCGTCAGCTTCAGTTAATCATGCCATGGTGGTTATTGGGTTTGGAAAGGATTATTGGATATTGAAGAACTGGTGGGGACAAAATTGGGGCGAAAATGGTTACATCCGAATTCGCAAGGGAGTCAATATGTGCGGAATGGCCAATTATGCAGCTTATGCAATAGTTTAA
- the LOC120458706 gene encoding protein limb expression 1 homolog has protein sequence MVYPEEPFWVLPTVTGFYEDRDYRVNVVEALQEFWQMKQSRGAELKNGALVIYESIPSNSQPYICFVTLPGGSCFGSFQNCPTKAEARRSSAKIALMNSVFNEHPSRRISDEFIQKAVQDARTSFKGTSQVNEGTESGIGAFRFMLEANKGRTMLEFQELMTVFQLLHWNGSLKAMRERHCSRQEVVAHYSNRSLDDEMRSQMALDWIAREHDNPGVIRRELVLAERELETFRMAGRELRFPKEKKDILMIAHNQLGGSALNSASIDD, from the exons ATGGTCTACCCCGAAGAACCTTTTTGGGTTTTACCAACCGTAACTGGATTTTACGAAGATAGAGATTATAGAG TAAATGTCGTTGAAGCCCTTCAAGAGTTTTGGCAAATGAAGCAGTCCCGTGGAGCTGAATTGAAAAATGGAGCTCTTGTGATTTACGAATCGATTCCATCTAATAGCCAGCCATACATTTGTTTCGTAACACTTCCTGGAGGAAGCTGCTTTGGAAGTTTTCAA AACTGTCCAACCAAGGCAGAGGCTCGTCGCAGTTCGGCCAAGATTGCCCTGATGAATTCCGTCTTTAATGAGCATCCTTCGCGTCGAATTAGCGACGAGTTCATTCAGAAAGCTGTTCAAGATGCTCGAACTTCCTTCAAGGGCACATCGCAAGTCAACGAAGGCACAGAGTCGGGCATCGGAGCATTCAG ATTCATGCTGGAGGCGAACAAGGGAAGAACCATGTTGGAGTTCCAAGAGCTCATGACCGTCTTTCAACTGCTCCACTGGAATGGATCGTTGAAGGCAATGCGCGAACGCCACTGCTCCAGGCAGGAAGTGGTGGCCCACTACTCGAACCGGAGCCTGGACGACGAGATGCGGTCGCAGATGGCATTGGACTGGATTGCCAGGGAGCACGACAATCCCGGCGTTATTCGCAGGGAGTTAGTGCTCGCCGAGAGGGAGCTGGAGACTTTTCGCATGGCTGGGCGTGAATTGCGCTTTCCAAAAGAGAAAAAGGATATACTTATGATAGCCCATAATCAGTTGGGCGGCAGTGCCCTTAACTCGGCTTCCATTGATGAttaa
- the LOC120444525 gene encoding ATP-dependent Clp protease proteolytic subunit, which translates to MLKTAVSRFLQVNSVRCGSRANSVRNINLIPMVVEQTGRGERAYDIFSRLLKERIICLMGNITDDISSTVVAQLLFLQSENVNKPIHLYINSPGGVVTAGLAIYDTMQYVKPPIATWCVGQACSMGSLLLAAGAPGMRYSLPNARIMIHQPSGGAQGQATDILIHAEEIIKIKRQLTNIYVKHAKNTYEEMCGRMERDHFMTPEEAKVLGIIDHVLEHPPETVSETGPATDGGVTSGKAVPEECEKKRGKQTA; encoded by the exons ATGCTGAAAACCGCTGTTAGTCGCTTCTTACAAGTTAACTCA GTGCGATGTGGCAGCCGGGCGAATTCGGTTCGCAATATCAACCTGATTCCTATGGTGGTCGAGCAAACTGGCCGCGGTGAGCGGGCCTACGATATATTCTCCCGTTTGTTGAAGGAGCGGATAATTTGTCTGATGGGCAACATAACCGACGACATCAGTTCCACCGTGGTGGCTCAACTGCTGTTCCTGCAATCGGAGAACGTCAACAAACCGATCCATCTGTACATCAATTCACCCGGCGGTGTTGTGACAGCGGGCTTGGCGATCTACGATACGATGCAGTACGTCAAGCCACCAATAGCAACTTGGTGCGTTGGTCAGGCCTGCTCGATGGGATCCCTCCTGCTCGCGGCCGGTGCGCCTGGGATGCGGTACTCTCTACCCAATGCGCGGATCATGATACACCAGCCCTCTGGTGGCGCACAA GGGCAAGCCACGGACATCCTAATACATGCCGAGGAAATTATCAAAATAAAGCGTCAGCTGACCAACATCTACGTGAAGCACGCCAAGAACACGTATGAAGAGATGTGCGGACGCATGGAGCGCGACCACTTTATGACCCCCGAAGAGGCCAAGGTGCTGGGCATCATCGACCATGTGCTCGAACATCCTCCAGAGACTGTGTCCGAAACTGGACCGGCGACGGACGGCGGCGTTACCTCCGGCAAAGCCGTGCCTGAGGAGTGCGAGAAGAAGAGAGGCAAACAGACAGCCTAA